Proteins encoded within one genomic window of Microbacterium soli:
- a CDS encoding DUF222 domain-containing protein yields MSEALSPLHEAVMALDVVWADARSAADLCGAGLVSVNTALGALRRQVDALQVAIAARIAEESRPELGPESLAKRNGYRNPAQLIAASAGTTTGEASRLVRTGVGTAPQTDPTGAPVSARYPAAQSALVDGALGAAAAGLIITFLDRARVGSPAEKVAEVERLLVERAIGSSVDDVRRLITKAEAVLEEDELEAREEERRAARSLTLFERDGNLHLNLVTPIEQGAAIRAAIDGYVTAQFQARKAAVDTGEAKEADADRRTVAMMRADALSVFCTHVLGCESRTPLAGATVVVRVDADALESGIGHGTIDGADQPISIAAVRRMAAAGGVIPCVLDSAGEILDWGRERRLFTKAQRLALVERDGGCAMCGLPPQMAKAHHLRWWRRDAGPTDLSNGILLCESCHHRIHDNGWEIRIENPPGGGGTVSGAGTVSGAGTVSGAGTERVSGSMAARRTGTGVNVRARVQFIPPANIDPSRTPRLGGRARYDIAA; encoded by the coding sequence ATGTCGGAAGCACTGTCGCCACTGCACGAGGCCGTGATGGCTCTCGATGTGGTGTGGGCGGATGCTCGGTCCGCGGCCGACCTGTGCGGAGCGGGGCTGGTGTCGGTGAACACGGCCCTGGGCGCACTGCGCAGACAGGTGGATGCGCTGCAGGTGGCCATCGCCGCACGGATCGCGGAGGAGTCCCGGCCGGAGCTGGGGCCCGAGTCGCTGGCGAAGAGGAACGGCTACCGGAATCCCGCCCAGCTGATCGCCGCTTCGGCGGGGACGACCACGGGTGAGGCCTCGCGGCTGGTCCGCACCGGCGTGGGGACGGCTCCGCAGACGGATCCGACCGGCGCGCCGGTGTCGGCGAGGTATCCGGCTGCGCAATCCGCCCTGGTCGACGGAGCCCTGGGTGCCGCGGCAGCGGGGCTCATCATCACCTTCCTGGATCGCGCGCGGGTGGGGTCTCCTGCGGAGAAGGTCGCCGAGGTGGAGCGACTGCTCGTCGAGCGCGCGATCGGATCGAGCGTCGACGACGTGCGCAGGCTGATCACGAAGGCCGAGGCCGTCCTCGAGGAGGACGAGCTGGAGGCTCGAGAGGAGGAGCGGCGCGCGGCGCGCTCTCTCACCCTGTTCGAACGCGATGGGAACCTGCATCTGAACCTGGTGACGCCCATCGAGCAGGGTGCGGCGATCAGGGCGGCGATCGACGGATACGTCACAGCGCAGTTCCAGGCCCGAAAGGCCGCCGTCGACACCGGAGAGGCGAAAGAGGCGGATGCCGACAGGCGCACCGTCGCGATGATGCGGGCCGATGCGCTGAGCGTGTTCTGCACGCACGTGCTCGGCTGCGAGTCCCGCACGCCGCTGGCCGGAGCCACGGTGGTCGTGCGCGTCGACGCCGATGCGCTGGAGAGCGGGATCGGGCACGGCACGATCGACGGAGCCGACCAGCCGATCAGCATCGCCGCGGTGCGGCGGATGGCCGCGGCCGGTGGCGTGATCCCGTGCGTGCTCGACAGCGCCGGGGAGATCCTCGACTGGGGGCGCGAACGGCGGCTGTTCACGAAGGCGCAACGGCTGGCGCTCGTGGAGAGGGACGGCGGATGCGCGATGTGCGGCCTCCCTCCCCAGATGGCCAAGGCGCATCACCTGCGCTGGTGGCGACGGGATGCCGGGCCCACCGACCTGTCCAACGGGATCCTGCTGTGCGAATCCTGTCACCATCGGATCCATGACAACGGCTGGGAGATCCGGATCGAGAATCCGCCGGGTGGTGGCGGGACGGTGAGTGGCGCCGGGACGGTGAGTGGCGCCGGGACGGTGAGCGGCGCCGGGACGGAACGAGTTTCCGGGAGCATGGCCGCGCGACGAACGGGGACGGGCGTCAACGTCAGGGCGCGAGTGCAGTTCATTCCGCCTGCGAACATCGATCCTTCACGCACCCCGCGCCTCGGCGGGCGGGCCCGCTATGACATCGCCGCGTGA